From a single Herbiconiux sp. SALV-R1 genomic region:
- a CDS encoding amino acid permease has translation MTHDVAAGTTTSNPEGPQLKRTLGGFQVFAISFAFISVAVGVFATYGEMLQTAGPVGIWLWVAAAVGQTLVALVVAQFAARIALSGSSYQWASRLANPKVGWFFGWLSFWYLAIAVVTMANAMASQAVMPLLGMAADEGVARILTLVILLVQAAFVIASTRLFGLITSAAVAVELGIIAVLVIALLIVIAVTGDGAPANLIDRGTSITDPNYFAIGGGLMAGALMGLTTLVGFDSAANLAEEAKNPFRTVPRAIVGSVVAASVAGLVFLIVLTVAIRDVDAVTADPSPVAAIIRGQLGPVWERILLGGIAFAFFGAGMVVMAACSRQAFAMARDGRFPAARLMSRVNPRTRTPIAATLLIVVIGVVLMIALPGDALVQLIVGGTLLPALMYGAIVVLYLVVRRKLEPKPGGFSLGRFELPVTIVALVWVALVLFVLVTPDDARIPSLIVLGLLVAGAVYFAWMMVFRRRVLETEPDAGTAVEAIE, from the coding sequence ATGACCCACGACGTGGCTGCGGGAACGACGACGTCGAACCCAGAAGGCCCCCAGCTCAAGCGCACCCTTGGCGGCTTCCAGGTGTTCGCCATCTCGTTCGCGTTCATCTCGGTGGCGGTCGGCGTATTCGCGACCTACGGCGAGATGCTGCAGACCGCGGGCCCGGTCGGCATCTGGCTCTGGGTGGCCGCCGCGGTGGGGCAGACCCTCGTGGCGCTCGTCGTGGCGCAGTTCGCCGCGCGCATCGCCCTCAGCGGCTCGTCGTACCAGTGGGCGTCGCGCCTGGCGAACCCGAAGGTCGGCTGGTTCTTCGGGTGGCTGAGCTTCTGGTACCTGGCCATCGCGGTCGTCACGATGGCCAACGCGATGGCGAGCCAGGCGGTGATGCCCTTGCTCGGCATGGCCGCCGACGAGGGTGTGGCGCGCATCCTGACCCTCGTCATCCTGCTGGTGCAGGCGGCGTTCGTGATCGCCTCGACCCGCCTGTTCGGCCTCATCACCTCGGCCGCGGTGGCGGTCGAGCTCGGCATCATCGCGGTGCTCGTCATCGCGCTGCTCATCGTCATCGCCGTCACCGGCGACGGGGCGCCCGCCAATCTCATCGATCGCGGCACCTCGATCACCGACCCGAACTACTTCGCCATCGGCGGCGGGCTCATGGCCGGCGCGCTGATGGGGCTCACCACACTGGTGGGCTTCGACTCCGCCGCCAATCTCGCCGAGGAGGCCAAGAACCCGTTCCGCACCGTGCCGCGGGCGATCGTGGGCTCGGTGGTGGCGGCGAGCGTGGCGGGGCTGGTGTTCCTCATCGTGCTGACGGTGGCCATCAGAGACGTGGATGCGGTCACCGCCGACCCCTCACCCGTCGCCGCGATCATCAGGGGCCAGCTGGGACCGGTGTGGGAGCGCATCCTGCTCGGCGGCATCGCGTTCGCCTTCTTCGGCGCGGGGATGGTGGTGATGGCGGCCTGCTCGCGCCAGGCCTTCGCCATGGCGCGCGACGGCCGGTTCCCCGCGGCGCGGCTGATGAGCAGGGTGAACCCGCGCACCCGCACGCCCATCGCGGCGACACTGCTCATCGTGGTGATCGGCGTCGTGCTCATGATCGCGCTGCCGGGCGACGCGCTGGTGCAGCTCATCGTGGGCGGCACGCTGCTGCCGGCGCTGATGTACGGCGCGATCGTCGTGCTCTACCTGGTGGTGCGGCGCAAGCTCGAACCGAAGCCCGGCGGCTTCAGCCTCGGCCGCTTCGAGCTGCCCGTCACCATCGTGGCGCTCGTCTGGGTGGCGCTGGTGCTGTTCGTGCTGGTCACGCCCGACGACGCGCGCATCCCGTCGCTGATCGTTCTCGGGCTGCTCGTCGCGGGCGCCGTCTACTTCGCCTGGATGATGGTCTTCCGCCGCCGGGTTCTCGAGACGGAGCCCGACGCCGGCACCGCCGTCGAGGCCATCGAGTGA
- a CDS encoding FAD-binding oxidoreductase — protein MSARRRPTGLAGLPGRVMLPDDPGYDEARRSWNRLFSHRPAAIVYPGSAEEVVDAVAWARGAGVALRIRGGGHCLEGWSTLDDGLVIDLSGLDEVTIDGAGATATVGAGVTQGSVVAALAARGLAVPTGTEGSVGLAGATLGGGFGLLTRAFGMACDALLRAEVVVASADGGAEVISVDTARHPELLWALRGAGNGSFGVVTSLSYRVHPLTSVVTFTASWPGHRMLADVFDAWQRSAPVADERLTSQLEVRPDAVVLIAVLASGDAAEVSELLDPMLSLGSPEVALVESGWAEAYGRFQVPLDAEPAHWKFASQFVSAPFSREAVALIAEFMASAPTSSCNYFTNALGGAMRRSEPAGGSAFAHRDALFYAEPGAGWGIRGEGAVAAADDPLTPECLAWVAEFAAALEPFVSGAYPNVPNPDAPGWEQRYWGVGVDHLRAVKARYDPSDVFRFPQSVRLPADS, from the coding sequence GTGAGCGCGAGGCGCAGGCCGACCGGCCTCGCCGGCCTCCCGGGTCGGGTGATGCTGCCCGACGACCCCGGCTACGACGAGGCCCGCCGTTCGTGGAACCGACTGTTCTCGCACCGGCCGGCCGCCATCGTGTACCCCGGGTCGGCCGAGGAGGTCGTCGACGCGGTCGCCTGGGCCCGTGGTGCCGGTGTGGCCCTGCGCATCCGTGGCGGCGGCCACTGCCTCGAAGGCTGGTCGACGCTCGACGACGGCCTCGTCATCGACCTGAGCGGGCTCGACGAGGTGACCATCGACGGGGCGGGGGCGACGGCGACGGTCGGTGCGGGAGTCACCCAGGGTTCGGTCGTCGCCGCCCTCGCCGCGCGCGGGCTCGCGGTGCCCACCGGCACCGAGGGCAGCGTCGGGCTGGCCGGGGCGACCCTCGGCGGAGGGTTCGGATTGCTCACGAGGGCGTTCGGCATGGCCTGCGACGCCCTGCTGCGGGCCGAGGTCGTGGTGGCCTCGGCCGACGGCGGCGCCGAGGTGATCTCGGTCGACACGGCGCGCCATCCCGAGCTGCTGTGGGCTCTTCGGGGTGCCGGCAACGGCAGCTTCGGTGTGGTGACCTCGCTGAGCTACCGCGTGCATCCGCTCACATCCGTGGTGACGTTCACGGCGAGCTGGCCCGGGCACCGGATGCTCGCCGACGTCTTCGACGCCTGGCAGCGTTCGGCGCCCGTCGCCGACGAACGGTTGACGAGCCAGCTCGAGGTACGGCCGGATGCGGTGGTGCTGATAGCCGTGCTCGCGTCGGGTGATGCTGCTGAAGTGAGTGAGCTGCTCGACCCGATGCTGTCGCTCGGGAGCCCGGAGGTGGCCCTCGTGGAGTCGGGATGGGCCGAGGCCTACGGCCGGTTCCAGGTGCCTCTCGACGCGGAGCCCGCGCACTGGAAGTTCGCCTCGCAGTTCGTGAGCGCGCCGTTCTCGCGCGAGGCCGTCGCCCTGATCGCCGAGTTCATGGCGTCGGCGCCCACCTCGAGCTGCAACTACTTCACGAACGCCCTCGGTGGTGCCATGCGCCGCAGTGAGCCTGCCGGGGGAAGCGCCTTCGCTCACCGCGACGCCCTGTTCTATGCCGAGCCGGGCGCGGGCTGGGGCATCCGGGGCGAGGGGGCGGTCGCAGCCGCCGACGACCCGCTGACGCCGGAGTGCCTCGCGTGGGTGGCGGAGTTCGCGGCGGCGCTGGAGCCGTTCGTCTCGGGCGCCTACCCGAACGTGCCGAACCCGGATGCGCCCGGGTGGGAGCAGCGGTACTGGGGCGTCGGCGTAGACCACCTGCGAGCGGTGAAGGCGCGCTACGACCCCTCCGACGTCTTCCGGTTCCCCCAGAGCGTGCGGTTGCCCGCCGACTCCTAG
- a CDS encoding RNA-binding S4 domain-containing protein, giving the protein MAKQGRVDDVAIGGDGIRLGQFLKFAGLIDSGGIAKEAIIDGLVTVNGEVDRRRGRQLQPGDVVGFEGRRARVVA; this is encoded by the coding sequence ATGGCGAAGCAGGGGCGGGTCGATGATGTGGCGATCGGTGGGGATGGGATCCGGCTGGGGCAGTTTCTGAAGTTCGCGGGGCTGATCGACAGTGGGGGCATCGCGAAGGAGGCGATCATCGACGGGCTCGTCACGGTGAACGGCGAGGTCGACCGCCGCCGCGGCCGCCAGCTGCAGCCGGGCGACGTCGTCGGGTTCGAGGGCCGCCGGGCGCGCGTGGTCGCCTAG
- a CDS encoding Fic family protein — translation MSKSAPSSELPDPWPRLEWEPQVWLPTSGWSVNAEFGSGGQPYRSAVPPLIAGLTPRPDSEAREAAEAAVQELSRFDAELGSRVTAFAPVLLRSESASSSQIENLTASARAIFTAELGVKTSRHAELIAANTRSLQAAIALSDSLSAGAIAEMHRVLMGDQMRHTPGEWRREAVWIGTRSNSPLGADFVAPQFERIPGLIDDVVEFSQRNDIPALVSTAVAHAQFETIHPFTDGNGRTGRALAQALLRHRGVTRNIAIPVSAGLLADVEGYHRALTAYRNGDVTPIVLAFAEASLRAVANSRRLVADIDAITEGWRERLTVRRSSNAWMLIDVIARQPVIDSATAATALGVKQPNIYPALQALTDAGILKSKSEHRAGPFWRSDEVLKAIDDFAERAGRRGRS, via the coding sequence ATGAGTAAGTCAGCCCCGTCCTCTGAGCTGCCCGACCCCTGGCCGCGGCTGGAATGGGAGCCTCAGGTGTGGCTGCCCACATCGGGATGGAGCGTCAATGCCGAGTTCGGAAGCGGCGGGCAGCCCTACCGATCAGCGGTGCCGCCCCTCATCGCGGGACTGACCCCTCGCCCTGACAGCGAGGCACGGGAAGCCGCCGAGGCCGCGGTGCAGGAGTTGAGCCGGTTCGACGCGGAGCTCGGCAGCAGGGTCACGGCTTTCGCTCCCGTTCTTCTCCGCTCGGAATCCGCTTCGTCGTCGCAGATCGAGAACCTCACCGCGAGCGCGCGGGCGATCTTCACGGCCGAGCTCGGCGTGAAGACGAGTCGCCATGCGGAGCTGATCGCCGCGAACACACGATCGCTCCAAGCGGCCATCGCACTCTCCGACTCGCTGTCGGCCGGAGCCATCGCGGAGATGCACCGTGTTCTGATGGGCGATCAGATGCGGCACACGCCCGGAGAGTGGCGCCGCGAAGCGGTGTGGATCGGAACGAGATCGAACAGCCCCCTCGGCGCAGACTTCGTCGCCCCTCAGTTCGAGCGCATCCCCGGCCTCATCGACGACGTGGTCGAGTTCTCGCAGCGGAACGACATCCCTGCACTCGTCTCCACCGCGGTCGCCCACGCGCAGTTCGAGACCATCCACCCCTTCACCGACGGAAACGGGCGAACCGGCCGAGCGCTCGCCCAAGCCTTGTTGCGCCACCGGGGCGTCACCCGCAACATCGCGATACCTGTATCCGCCGGCCTGCTCGCTGACGTCGAGGGCTATCACCGAGCGCTCACGGCGTATCGGAACGGCGACGTGACACCGATCGTGCTCGCTTTCGCGGAGGCGTCACTGCGAGCGGTCGCCAACTCGCGTCGCCTGGTGGCCGACATCGACGCGATTACCGAGGGTTGGCGCGAGCGCTTGACGGTTCGACGATCGAGCAACGCCTGGATGCTGATCGACGTCATTGCACGGCAACCGGTCATCGACTCGGCCACAGCCGCGACAGCACTGGGGGTGAAGCAGCCCAACATCTACCCGGCGCTGCAGGCACTGACCGACGCGGGGATCTTGAAGTCAAAGTCGGAGCATCGCGCCGGGCCGTTCTGGCGGAGTGACGAGGTGCTGAAGGCGATCGACGACTTCGCCGAGAGGGCCGGGCGGCGGGGGCGGAGCTGA
- a CDS encoding pyridoxamine 5'-phosphate oxidase family protein: MTTADDIETLADLLDDFPLTMAVTLDDDGHPLSQPLAMQQQHHRFDGDLWFLISAESSTAKRLEKHQVVNLAFSSNDSWVSVTGHAELTTERSYIDEMWDQSAEAWFPGGSTDPSIRALIVHTDSAEYWDTPGSTIATVLSLVKSKVTGTPIEIDNEKIDL, encoded by the coding sequence ATGACCACCGCCGATGACATCGAGACCCTCGCCGACCTGCTCGACGACTTCCCCCTCACGATGGCCGTCACTCTCGACGACGACGGGCATCCGTTGTCGCAGCCGCTCGCGATGCAGCAGCAGCACCACCGCTTCGACGGAGACCTGTGGTTCCTCATCAGCGCCGAGTCGTCGACCGCGAAGCGGCTCGAGAAGCACCAGGTGGTGAACCTCGCGTTCAGCTCGAACGACTCCTGGGTGTCGGTGACCGGCCACGCCGAGCTCACCACCGAGCGCAGCTACATCGACGAGATGTGGGACCAGAGCGCCGAGGCGTGGTTCCCGGGCGGGAGCACCGACCCGTCGATCCGGGCGCTCATCGTGCACACCGACTCCGCGGAGTACTGGGACACCCCGGGGTCGACCATCGCCACCGTGCTCAGCCTGGTGAAGTCGAAGGTCACCGGCACCCCGATCGAGATCGACAACGAGAAGATCGACCTCTGA
- the bla gene encoding class A beta-lactamase, producing MRTSPRAADRMLSAGVLASVLSASLLLAACSAGATDAPPHATGSPSAVSSPDSGTSAASPAAPTPVDLSGRLTEIENEFAVTIGVSAVSESGVTVEYRAAERFGYASTIKTFAAGLMLATTTPERRSTTLTWTQADLDTAGYSPVTQEHLTTGLTLAQLAEAAVRSSDNTALNLVLGAVGGPDAVQRFLRELGDDATMVSAFEPELNTVTPGDPSNTTTPGSYGVALRELLTGDALSETDARILQEWMTGNSTGDTLIRAAAPEGWGVADKSGGAGGIRNDIALVTTEAGEDVVVVILTATNDPSASYDDAAVAEAARAVLAAFG from the coding sequence ATGCGCACCTCACCACGCGCAGCCGATCGGATGCTGTCGGCCGGCGTGCTCGCATCCGTTCTCAGCGCATCCCTGCTGCTCGCCGCCTGCTCGGCCGGCGCCACGGACGCGCCGCCTCACGCGACGGGGAGCCCGTCGGCCGTCAGCTCACCCGACTCTGGGACGTCGGCGGCGTCGCCGGCAGCGCCGACTCCCGTCGACCTCTCCGGGCGCCTCACCGAGATCGAGAACGAGTTCGCCGTCACCATCGGAGTCAGCGCCGTGAGCGAGTCGGGGGTGACGGTCGAGTATCGGGCCGCCGAGCGCTTCGGCTACGCCTCGACCATCAAGACCTTCGCCGCAGGCCTCATGCTCGCGACGACCACGCCCGAGCGGAGATCGACGACCCTCACGTGGACCCAGGCCGACCTCGACACGGCGGGCTACTCCCCCGTCACCCAGGAGCATCTCACGACCGGCCTCACGCTCGCCCAGCTCGCCGAAGCGGCGGTGCGCTCGAGCGACAACACCGCGCTCAACCTCGTGCTGGGCGCGGTCGGCGGCCCGGATGCGGTGCAGCGCTTCCTCCGTGAGCTCGGCGACGACGCGACGATGGTCTCGGCTTTCGAGCCGGAGCTCAACACGGTGACGCCGGGTGACCCGTCGAACACGACGACCCCGGGATCCTACGGCGTCGCTCTGCGCGAGCTGCTGACCGGCGACGCCCTCTCCGAGACGGATGCGCGCATCCTGCAGGAGTGGATGACGGGCAACAGCACGGGCGACACCCTCATCCGCGCCGCTGCGCCCGAAGGCTGGGGTGTCGCCGACAAGTCGGGCGGAGCGGGTGGCATCCGCAACGACATCGCCCTCGTCACGACCGAGGCGGGTGAGGACGTCGTCGTCGTCATCCTAACCGCCACGAACGACCCTTCGGCGAGCTACGACGACGCGGCGGTGGCGGAGGCGGCTCGCGCCGTTCTCGCGGCGTTCGGGTGA
- a CDS encoding TetR/AcrR family transcriptional regulator, with protein sequence MQNGSDPKVAILEAAARLLREHGRDQVTTRRVAEEAGTQPPALYRLFGDKDGLLEALADHVMAGYVASKTKLAPETAGQGDPLADLRASYRMHVEFGLANPELFTLMIDPRRPLTDAEAAGRDVLRSRVRRLAAAALLRVSEERAVEMISAAGNGAILCTLGSADPEKGFALGDAMLDAVLAAIVESAELPSPEGSAGGAATLRGAVSLAALTPELPGLSDAERSLLGEWLGRSIAELQR encoded by the coding sequence ATGCAGAACGGCAGCGACCCCAAGGTGGCGATCCTCGAGGCCGCCGCCCGGCTCCTTCGCGAGCACGGCCGAGACCAGGTGACGACGCGTCGAGTCGCCGAGGAGGCCGGCACCCAGCCCCCCGCGCTCTACCGGCTCTTCGGCGACAAAGACGGCCTGCTCGAAGCGCTCGCCGACCACGTGATGGCGGGCTACGTCGCGAGCAAGACGAAGCTGGCCCCCGAGACGGCCGGACAGGGCGACCCCCTCGCCGATCTTCGCGCCAGCTACCGGATGCACGTCGAGTTCGGACTCGCCAACCCCGAACTCTTCACCCTCATGATCGACCCGCGCCGCCCGCTCACCGACGCCGAGGCCGCGGGCCGAGACGTGCTGCGCTCCCGGGTGCGCCGGCTCGCGGCCGCCGCCCTGCTCCGGGTGAGCGAGGAGCGTGCAGTGGAGATGATCAGCGCCGCGGGCAACGGGGCCATCCTCTGCACCCTCGGCTCCGCCGACCCCGAGAAGGGGTTCGCTCTCGGCGACGCGATGCTCGACGCGGTGCTGGCTGCGATCGTCGAGTCCGCCGAGCTCCCCTCCCCCGAGGGCTCCGCGGGCGGCGCCGCGACGCTGCGGGGCGCCGTGTCGCTCGCCGCCCTCACCCCCGAGCTCCCCGGCCTCTCCGATGCCGAGCGGTCGCTGCTCGGCGAGTGGCTCGGGCGCTCGATCGCCGAGCTGCAGCGCTGA
- a CDS encoding NAD(P)H-binding protein — protein MIVITGANGTLGSLIVQRALERLPAGELGVSVRDTSKAAAFEAAGVRVRAGDFTDPASLHHAFEGADQVLVVSAAIRGPGALAANNAAIDAAREAGARRVLYTSHQGASPSALFPPHRVHAATELHLAEPGLPFTALRNGFYASTLAVAIGDALATGVIAAPADGPVSWTAHADLAEVAALALADEGVLDGVTPPLTAPELLDLEQVARILSDITGRTIARVVVDDEEWKAAAIARGLAPLVADFSLGMYLAARAGEYAVSDPTLECLLGRPATPARATLDRIVAAAR, from the coding sequence ATGATCGTCATCACAGGGGCCAACGGCACGCTCGGCTCACTCATCGTGCAGCGGGCGCTCGAACGCCTCCCGGCCGGCGAACTAGGCGTCAGCGTGCGCGACACGAGCAAGGCGGCCGCGTTCGAGGCGGCCGGCGTGCGGGTGAGGGCGGGAGACTTCACCGACCCGGCGAGCCTCCACCACGCGTTCGAGGGCGCCGACCAGGTGCTGGTGGTGTCGGCCGCCATCCGCGGGCCGGGGGCGCTCGCCGCGAACAACGCCGCCATCGATGCGGCCCGCGAGGCCGGAGCGCGCCGCGTGCTCTACACCAGCCATCAGGGCGCCTCGCCCTCGGCGCTGTTCCCGCCGCACAGGGTGCACGCCGCGACAGAGCTGCACCTCGCCGAGCCGGGCCTGCCGTTCACGGCGCTGCGCAACGGCTTCTACGCCAGCACGCTGGCCGTCGCCATCGGGGACGCGCTCGCGACCGGCGTCATCGCGGCACCCGCCGACGGCCCGGTCTCCTGGACGGCGCACGCCGACCTGGCCGAGGTGGCGGCTCTCGCGCTCGCCGACGAGGGCGTGCTCGACGGGGTGACACCTCCGCTCACCGCGCCCGAGCTCCTCGACCTGGAGCAGGTGGCGCGCATCCTGAGCGACATCACCGGGCGCACGATCGCGCGGGTCGTCGTCGACGACGAGGAGTGGAAGGCGGCTGCCATCGCCCGCGGGCTCGCGCCGCTCGTCGCCGACTTCTCGCTCGGCATGTACCTCGCCGCCCGCGCGGGGGAGTACGCGGTCTCCGACCCCACCCTCGAATGCCTGCTCGGCCGCCCCGCCACCCCGGCCCGCGCGACCCTCGACCGCATCGTCGCCGCCGCGCGCTGA